In a genomic window of Roseiflexus castenholzii DSM 13941:
- a CDS encoding (Fe-S)-binding protein gives MEAEMRVFVDSLRKNMTAEDVVNLEACMDCKMCGEACAWYLVTGDEKLHPTHKTGLIRQVYQRYMTLEGQIGGALGLVPTPTVDDLKENMRYFWACTACGRCTLACPAGISTRRIVRLARAAYADSGLSYANPTIKSIVENTERYRHSFGLTIPQVIGRVGLFLRSEGIEVPVDVHGAEMLFVCPAAGNTKIPDYGIKLIKILNAAGVSYTISPYVIDTGTEIDHIAVHHNLSKQMLEEWEQEADRLGVKKILLVECGCDARTLYAEASETLGRPFRYPIVSVDTLMLDLIREGRLPVEKTDLKVTLHDPCYATRLSGLGDVFRDLLYLVTDNFVEMTPNREHNYCCNGGAGGMRLPENTDLRRKISVLKANQIRATGAEYVTSPCVVCTLSLEDTCRTYGLAQPGERMALVLFEVVYEAMEPALAKRGELDRMFVPAELKNRDPGFFLEHSIEGRMAALMQTPEFPALLDWLERDEIVQRFAKDHPQVYDHLHALRDMTMLTMPALHTRAVADQSQVQS, from the coding sequence ATGGAAGCGGAAATGCGCGTCTTTGTCGACTCGCTGCGCAAGAACATGACTGCCGAGGACGTGGTCAATCTTGAAGCGTGTATGGACTGTAAGATGTGCGGTGAAGCCTGCGCGTGGTATCTGGTCACCGGCGACGAAAAACTGCATCCCACCCACAAAACCGGGCTGATACGCCAGGTCTATCAGCGCTACATGACGCTCGAAGGGCAGATCGGCGGAGCACTCGGATTGGTTCCCACGCCAACGGTGGACGACCTGAAGGAGAACATGCGCTACTTCTGGGCATGCACCGCGTGCGGACGCTGCACGCTCGCCTGCCCGGCAGGCATCAGCACACGCCGTATTGTGCGCCTCGCGCGCGCCGCTTACGCCGACTCCGGGTTGAGCTACGCCAACCCGACCATCAAATCCATCGTCGAAAACACCGAGCGTTACCGCCACAGTTTCGGATTGACCATCCCGCAGGTCATCGGACGGGTTGGTTTGTTCCTGCGCAGCGAAGGGATCGAAGTGCCGGTCGATGTGCACGGCGCCGAAATGCTCTTCGTCTGTCCGGCGGCTGGCAACACCAAAATCCCTGATTACGGCATCAAACTGATCAAAATCCTCAATGCTGCCGGGGTCAGTTACACCATCTCGCCGTATGTGATCGACACCGGCACCGAGATCGACCACATCGCGGTTCACCACAATCTCTCAAAGCAAATGCTGGAAGAGTGGGAACAGGAAGCGGATCGGCTCGGCGTCAAGAAGATACTGCTGGTCGAATGCGGCTGCGACGCGCGCACGCTCTACGCCGAGGCGTCGGAAACCCTGGGACGTCCCTTCCGCTATCCGATTGTGAGCGTCGATACGCTGATGCTCGACCTGATCCGGGAAGGGCGGTTGCCGGTCGAAAAGACCGACCTGAAAGTCACGCTGCACGATCCGTGCTACGCCACGCGCCTCTCCGGGTTGGGAGACGTGTTCCGCGATCTGCTGTACCTCGTGACCGACAATTTTGTTGAAATGACCCCTAATCGTGAGCACAACTACTGCTGCAACGGCGGCGCCGGCGGCATGCGTTTGCCGGAAAACACCGACCTGCGACGCAAGATTTCGGTGCTGAAAGCAAACCAGATCCGCGCAACCGGCGCCGAGTATGTCACCTCGCCATGCGTTGTCTGCACCCTGTCGCTGGAAGACACCTGCCGTACCTACGGACTGGCGCAACCTGGAGAACGGATGGCGCTGGTGTTGTTCGAAGTCGTCTATGAAGCCATGGAACCGGCGCTGGCAAAGCGCGGCGAACTGGATCGCATGTTCGTTCCGGCGGAATTGAAGAACCGTGATCCTGGCTTCTTCCTGGAACACAGTATCGAAGGGCGGATGGCCGCGCTCATGCAGACGCCGGAGTTCCCGGCGCTGCTCGACTGGCTGGAGCGTGATGAGATTGTCCAACGTTTCGCCAAAGACCATCCGCAGGTGTACGACCATCTGCACGCGTTGCGCGACATGACGATGTTGACTATGCCAGCGTTGCACACGCGAGCCGTGGCGGATCAGTCGCAGGTGCAGTCGTGA
- a CDS encoding glycoside hydrolase family 3 N-terminal domain-containing protein produces the protein MPDTTTTYPYQHAGLPIEQRVEDLLGRMTVEEKVAQLSSRWIYEIADDRGLNRQWAQERMAHGLGQVTRLAGGSSLGPVETARLANQIQKFLVEETRLGIPALIHDECCSGFLANGATNFPQIIGIASAWEPELVEAMTRVIRQQMRAVGVHHGLAPVLDIARDPRWGRTEETFGEDPYLTSVMGAAYIRGLQGADWSEGVMATGKHFVGYSASEGGLNWAPAHITTRELREVYLAPFETAVRAARLASIMPAYHEIDGEPCSGAHWLLTGILRDEWGFEGLVVSDYMAIDQLRNYHKLARDKAHAARLALEAGMDIELPNVEAYGQPLLDALAAGEIPMEWVDRSVRRILTLKFAFGLFENPYVDPDAVPAVFDTPAQRELAREIARKSIVLLKNEGNRLPLPKTLSAIAVIGPNADSKRNLLGDYSYPAHIETLITLSQLGFSEHPLPDSIRLIENDSSMLSIVEAIRRTVSPTTQVLYARGCDVNSPSTDGFAEAIEAARKAEVAIVVVGDKAGLTPECTSGEFRDSAHLTLPGVQQQLVAAILATGTPVVLVLVTGRPYAIPHLVDATPAVVEAWLPGAEGAPALAEALFGDVNPGGKLPITFPRHVGQVPLFYAHRPSGARSFFYGPYMDESNQPLFPFGFGLSYTQFAFENLTVTPDVTTDGEVQASVDVINTGERSGDEVVQLYTRTEGASVTRPVKELRGFKRVHLQPGERKRVIFTLPVELLAYYDTTMHLVVEPVEVHIMVGNSSAHLPLCTSVRLTGTKRLITQRAAYFCHAAVMDSGG, from the coding sequence ATGCCTGACACAACTACCACGTATCCGTATCAACACGCCGGTCTCCCCATCGAACAGCGTGTCGAAGATCTGCTTGGTCGGATGACCGTCGAGGAGAAAGTCGCCCAACTGAGTAGCCGCTGGATTTATGAGATTGCCGATGATCGCGGGTTGAACCGGCAATGGGCGCAGGAGCGCATGGCGCACGGCCTAGGACAGGTAACGCGACTCGCGGGCGGCAGCAGCCTGGGACCGGTCGAGACAGCCAGACTGGCGAATCAGATCCAGAAGTTTCTGGTCGAGGAGACACGGCTTGGCATCCCGGCGCTGATCCATGATGAGTGCTGTAGTGGTTTCCTTGCCAACGGCGCTACTAATTTCCCGCAGATTATCGGCATTGCCAGCGCCTGGGAGCCGGAACTGGTCGAAGCAATGACTCGCGTTATTCGCCAGCAGATGCGCGCCGTCGGCGTGCATCATGGGCTGGCGCCGGTGCTCGACATCGCCCGCGATCCACGCTGGGGACGCACCGAGGAGACATTTGGCGAGGACCCGTACCTGACATCAGTCATGGGCGCCGCCTACATTCGCGGGCTACAAGGCGCCGACTGGTCCGAGGGCGTGATGGCGACGGGCAAACATTTCGTAGGGTACAGCGCGTCGGAAGGCGGACTCAACTGGGCGCCGGCGCATATCACGACGCGCGAATTGCGCGAAGTCTATCTGGCGCCGTTCGAGACGGCAGTACGCGCCGCGCGGTTGGCGTCGATCATGCCCGCCTACCACGAAATCGACGGCGAGCCGTGCAGCGGCGCACACTGGTTGCTGACCGGCATTCTGCGCGATGAATGGGGATTTGAAGGGTTGGTCGTTTCCGACTATATGGCCATCGATCAGTTGCGCAACTATCACAAACTGGCGCGTGACAAGGCGCATGCCGCGCGACTGGCGCTCGAAGCGGGAATGGATATTGAATTGCCAAACGTCGAGGCTTACGGTCAACCGCTGCTCGACGCCCTTGCTGCGGGTGAGATTCCGATGGAGTGGGTGGATCGTTCGGTGCGCCGTATTCTGACCTTGAAGTTCGCTTTTGGGCTGTTCGAGAACCCCTACGTGGATCCCGACGCCGTTCCTGCGGTGTTCGACACGCCAGCACAGCGTGAACTGGCGCGCGAGATCGCGCGCAAGTCGATTGTGCTGCTCAAGAACGAGGGCAATCGGTTGCCGCTGCCCAAAACCCTGAGCGCTATCGCCGTCATCGGTCCCAACGCCGACAGCAAGCGCAACCTGCTGGGCGACTATTCTTATCCAGCGCATATCGAGACGCTGATCACGCTGAGTCAACTGGGTTTCTCTGAGCATCCGCTGCCGGATTCGATCCGGCTCATCGAGAACGATTCTTCGATGCTCTCCATCGTTGAAGCGATTCGTCGCACCGTGTCACCGACAACGCAGGTCCTCTACGCCAGGGGATGTGATGTCAATTCGCCATCGACCGACGGTTTTGCCGAAGCAATCGAGGCGGCGCGCAAAGCGGAGGTTGCCATCGTGGTCGTCGGCGATAAGGCCGGTCTGACGCCAGAGTGCACGTCGGGCGAATTCCGCGACAGTGCCCACCTGACCCTCCCCGGTGTGCAGCAACAGTTGGTTGCAGCGATCCTGGCAACGGGAACGCCGGTGGTGCTGGTGCTGGTGACCGGACGCCCCTATGCGATTCCGCATCTTGTCGACGCGACCCCTGCGGTCGTCGAAGCCTGGCTGCCAGGAGCGGAGGGAGCGCCGGCATTGGCAGAGGCGCTCTTTGGCGACGTCAATCCCGGCGGCAAGTTACCCATCACCTTTCCGCGTCACGTGGGACAGGTTCCGCTGTTCTACGCTCATCGCCCCTCTGGAGCGCGATCGTTCTTCTATGGACCGTACATGGATGAGAGCAATCAACCGCTCTTTCCGTTCGGCTTTGGGCTGAGCTACACGCAGTTCGCATTCGAAAACCTGACGGTCACGCCTGACGTGACGACCGATGGCGAAGTGCAGGCATCGGTGGACGTGATCAACACAGGAGAGCGCAGCGGCGATGAGGTGGTGCAACTCTACACACGCACCGAAGGCGCCAGCGTCACGCGACCGGTCAAAGAACTGCGCGGCTTCAAGCGTGTGCATCTCCAACCGGGCGAACGAAAGCGCGTGATCTTTACCTTGCCTGTCGAACTGCTCGCGTATTATGATACGACCATGCACCTCGTCGTTGAGCCGGTTGAGGTGCACATTATGGTTGGCAACTCTTCGGCGCACCTGCCATTATGTACATCGGTTCGCTTGACCGGCACGAAGCGGCTGATAACGCAGCGCGCAGCATATTTCTGCCACGCGGCGGTGATGGACAGCGGAGGTTGA
- a CDS encoding ABC transporter ATP-binding protein codes for MEKLLEVENLTKIFTLGSVISRVKITAVDDVSFFIKPAEIFALAGESGCGKSTTARIIMGFERATSGAIIHNGRREGKNEKVWFTEGIQAIFQDPFATFNPLRTVERYFFETIQNYRLATSRQGAIERIDAKLRLVGLTYDDLAGKYPSEFSGGQLQRISIARALLTDPKLIIADEPVSMVDASLRMSIVNLFKRLRDEFGVSVLYITHDLATAYYVCDRIAIMFRGKIVEIGTVEQVLMAPKHPYTQLLRASIPEADPQRRWQGVIRLSDVEQEEYLRQGCRFAGRCPHAMDVCRRVTPPLFEIDGAQVACHLYAEAPRNDEVLIASQGDIDHA; via the coding sequence ATGGAAAAGCTGCTTGAAGTTGAGAATCTGACCAAAATATTTACGCTCGGCAGCGTTATCTCGCGGGTGAAAATCACGGCGGTCGATGATGTTTCGTTCTTCATCAAACCGGCAGAGATTTTCGCGCTGGCGGGCGAGAGCGGTTGCGGCAAGTCCACAACGGCGCGGATTATCATGGGGTTTGAACGCGCCACATCTGGGGCGATTATTCACAATGGCAGACGCGAAGGCAAGAACGAAAAGGTCTGGTTCACCGAGGGCATCCAGGCGATTTTCCAGGACCCCTTTGCGACCTTCAACCCGCTGCGCACCGTCGAACGCTACTTTTTCGAGACGATCCAGAATTACCGCCTGGCAACGAGCAGGCAGGGGGCAATTGAGCGGATCGATGCCAAACTGCGGTTGGTGGGCCTCACCTACGACGATCTGGCGGGAAAATATCCCAGCGAATTCTCAGGCGGTCAGTTGCAGCGCATCTCGATTGCGCGCGCATTGCTGACCGACCCGAAACTGATCATTGCTGATGAGCCGGTTTCGATGGTCGATGCCTCGCTGCGGATGTCGATTGTCAACCTCTTCAAGCGACTACGCGACGAATTTGGCGTGAGCGTCCTCTACATTACGCACGATCTGGCGACGGCATACTATGTGTGTGATCGTATCGCCATTATGTTTCGCGGCAAGATCGTCGAAATAGGGACGGTCGAGCAGGTGTTGATGGCGCCAAAGCATCCTTACACGCAATTGTTGCGCGCATCGATCCCGGAGGCGGATCCCCAACGGCGCTGGCAGGGCGTGATTCGCCTTTCCGATGTCGAGCAGGAAGAGTATTTGCGTCAGGGATGCCGTTTCGCCGGTCGCTGTCCCCATGCGATGGATGTCTGTCGTCGGGTGACGCCGCCACTGTTCGAGATCGATGGCGCGCAGGTCGCCTGTCATCTGTACGCAGAAGCACCCCGCAACGACGAAGTTCTGATTGCATCACAAGGTGATATTGATCATGCCTGA
- a CDS encoding ABC transporter ATP-binding protein: MGDAILRAEALRAFYALDIYGKTKIIKAVHDVDLAIRENEIYGIAGESGCGKSTLLKALAAAVEPPLRIMGGKVCYRVNGAEIDVAALSQEEKRRLRMTYIAYVPQGSMSVLNPVARIRDTYRDFIESHLDVHQKSDAFILARDHLIELGLPPKILDAYPHQLSGGMRQRVTIALATLLKPRIIIGDEPTTALDVVVQRGVVQLLRDVQSRLKNTIVLVTHDMGVHANIADRIGIMYAGRIVEEAPTERMFSVPTHPYTQYLISSLPRFGDKTPRESVPGSPPSLANPPSGCPFHPRCPHAMEICKREMPGFTPVAPDHRVACWLVEEGSYGKAA; this comes from the coding sequence ATGGGCGATGCCATTCTGCGCGCAGAAGCGCTCCGGGCGTTTTATGCGCTCGATATCTATGGTAAAACCAAAATCATCAAGGCGGTCCACGATGTTGATCTGGCGATCCGGGAGAATGAGATCTACGGCATCGCCGGCGAGAGCGGCTGCGGTAAATCCACGTTGCTCAAGGCGCTTGCGGCTGCCGTCGAGCCGCCATTGCGCATCATGGGCGGAAAGGTTTGCTATCGCGTCAATGGCGCCGAGATCGATGTCGCGGCGCTTTCTCAGGAAGAGAAACGCAGGCTGCGCATGACGTATATCGCGTATGTGCCACAGGGGTCGATGAGCGTGCTCAACCCGGTCGCGCGCATTCGCGATACGTACCGCGACTTCATTGAAAGTCATCTGGACGTTCACCAGAAGAGCGACGCCTTCATCCTCGCCAGAGACCATCTGATCGAGTTGGGATTGCCGCCGAAAATCCTCGATGCCTACCCGCATCAACTGTCGGGCGGTATGCGGCAGCGTGTGACGATTGCGCTTGCGACGTTGCTCAAGCCGCGTATCATTATCGGCGATGAACCAACCACGGCGCTCGATGTTGTCGTGCAGCGCGGGGTCGTGCAATTGCTCAGGGATGTGCAGTCCAGGCTGAAAAATACCATTGTGCTGGTAACGCACGATATGGGGGTGCATGCCAATATTGCCGACCGCATCGGCATCATGTATGCCGGGAGGATCGTCGAGGAAGCGCCAACCGAACGCATGTTCAGCGTGCCGACCCATCCATACACACAGTATCTGATCAGTTCATTGCCCAGGTTTGGCGACAAAACGCCGCGTGAGAGCGTACCGGGAAGTCCGCCTTCACTCGCCAATCCGCCCTCCGGCTGTCCGTTCCATCCCCGCTGTCCTCACGCGATGGAGATCTGCAAGCGCGAGATGCCGGGATTCACACCGGTTGCGCCGGATCACAGGGTTGCCTGTTGGTTGGTCGAAGAGGGGAGTTATGGAAAAGCTGCTTGA